A stretch of the Sphingosinithalassobacter tenebrarum genome encodes the following:
- a CDS encoding OmpP1/FadL family transporter encodes MRFSKEFLLLAVASPLALAATAGAANAQAFYLQEQSAKGAGRAFSGEAADQGADSLWWNPAASAGLDRAEATASASAILPKGEVVDNGTVIVRPGQPPAPVGGVGYSTNPIENGLLPAGSVAVPLTDRLSVGLTVASPFSFTTDYNDDSWARYSADKTRLRTYDIQPSVAYAPTDWLRVGAALNIEYAEATLSNKLPNLSPALPDGQQTLEGDGWDFGWTVGAQLHGGPVTVGLSYKSAIEHTLDGSVTIDGLVGPLAGQNMQLDGVEAVYSTPWQAIGAIRFAASDKVTLNAQVIRYGWSEFDAIRLGAPLSSAIPERYEDSWSFAGGIDWQVDPSLTLRTGVQFAETPTQDTERDARVPDSDRLNIGAGASLQVSDSFSVDAAANYIMFEDAPIDRVTAAYAGTTAQTPILTDGELRDASAVVLTLGGRFRF; translated from the coding sequence ATGCGTTTTTCCAAAGAGTTTTTGCTGCTTGCCGTAGCGTCCCCGCTTGCCCTTGCCGCCACCGCCGGTGCCGCCAATGCGCAGGCTTTCTACCTGCAGGAGCAGTCGGCAAAGGGTGCCGGCCGGGCCTTTTCGGGCGAAGCCGCCGATCAGGGCGCCGATTCGCTGTGGTGGAATCCGGCCGCCAGCGCCGGTCTCGACCGGGCCGAGGCCACGGCATCCGCCTCCGCGATCCTGCCCAAGGGCGAAGTCGTCGATAACGGCACGGTGATCGTGCGTCCCGGCCAGCCCCCCGCCCCCGTCGGCGGCGTCGGCTATTCGACCAATCCGATCGAGAACGGGCTGCTTCCCGCGGGCTCGGTGGCGGTGCCGCTGACCGACCGGCTTTCGGTCGGCCTGACCGTGGCTTCGCCGTTCAGCTTCACCACCGATTACAATGACGACAGCTGGGCGCGCTATTCGGCGGACAAGACGCGGCTGCGCACATACGATATCCAGCCTTCGGTCGCCTATGCCCCGACGGATTGGCTGCGCGTCGGCGCCGCGCTCAACATCGAATATGCCGAAGCGACGCTTTCGAACAAGCTGCCCAACCTGTCGCCTGCCCTGCCCGACGGGCAACAGACTCTGGAAGGCGACGGATGGGATTTCGGCTGGACCGTCGGCGCGCAGCTGCACGGCGGCCCGGTTACGGTGGGCCTGTCCTACAAGTCGGCGATCGAACACACGCTCGACGGTAGCGTGACCATCGACGGGCTGGTCGGTCCGCTGGCGGGTCAGAACATGCAGCTCGACGGCGTAGAGGCAGTCTATTCCACGCCCTGGCAGGCAATCGGCGCGATCCGCTTCGCGGCATCGGACAAGGTGACTCTCAATGCGCAGGTGATCCGCTATGGCTGGAGCGAATTCGACGCCATCCGCCTCGGTGCGCCGCTGAGCAGCGCGATTCCCGAGCGCTATGAGGATAGCTGGAGCTTCGCGGGCGGTATCGACTGGCAAGTCGATCCGTCACTGACGCTGCGCACCGGCGTGCAGTTCGCCGAGACGCCGACTCAGGATACCGAACGCGACGCGCGTGTGCCGGACTCCGATCGCCTGAATATCGGCGCCGGTGCTTCGCTGCAGGTGTCTGATTCCTTCTCGGTCGACGCGGCCGCGAACTACATCATGTTCGAAGACGCGCCGATCGACCGCGTCACTGCTGCCTATGCCGGCACCACCGCGCAGACGCCGATCCTCACCGACGGTGAATTGCGCGACGCCAGCGCCGTGGTGCTTACGCTGGGCGGACGCTTCCGCTTCTGA
- a CDS encoding S9 family peptidase, with product MLKWVMALTLVATGGGAAMAQTEPVTNSPPNLTLARVFSGPSLTGSSPRALKLSPDGKYLTVLRNREEEASRYDLWAMDTATGEWRMLVDSKKVGTGAELSEAELMQRERLRIGNQRGIVAYDWAPDGHSILVPLDGDLYLASLNGDVRRLTATEEGELNPVISPAGGYASFVRDQNLYVVALSDLSEKQLTSSGEGLVHWGEAEFVAQEEMGRRTGYWWSPDDRRIAVQRFDESPVDVVTRSAIGADGTRVFDQRYPKAGTDNVLVDLYVMKPDGSERVKVDLGEETDIYLARVHWAPDGDTLYVERQSRDQKTLDMLAVDPATGASRILFTESAADNSWVNLSSTFKVLEDGSILWWSERDGHGHLYRFKDGDWTQLTHGDWEVGGVVGVDEANDKLYFSGNKDGALETHLYVTTLSAPGEPKRLTETGWNNSAQMDDAATRIIVGRSNTHQPGQIYLADNAGERIAWINENDVDDPDHPYHPYLPSHRDTQFGTITGPGGQTLHWEMITPELEPGKQYPVFFQHYGGPHAQTVAQGWSGAMAQHIVDRGYIYFQIDNRGSANRGKAFEDAIYHAMGSVEVADQLAGAEYLKTLDFVDPDRIVTYGWSYGGYMTLKMLEADPGVYAAGVSGAPVTKWELYDTHYTERYMGDPREVPEAYEASGAVAEAANIRDPLLLIHGMSDDNVVLDNSTAFAAKMQAANVPFEMMFYPGKTHSAGREIHVWTTIFNFLDRYAHPEPASAE from the coding sequence ATGCTGAAATGGGTGATGGCGCTGACGCTGGTAGCCACGGGGGGAGGCGCTGCGATGGCGCAGACTGAACCGGTAACGAATTCGCCCCCGAACCTGACGCTGGCGCGGGTCTTTTCCGGGCCCAGCCTGACCGGCTCCTCGCCGCGCGCGCTGAAGCTCTCGCCCGACGGCAAGTATCTCACCGTGCTGCGCAATCGCGAGGAGGAGGCTTCGCGCTACGACCTTTGGGCGATGGACACCGCGACGGGCGAATGGCGCATGCTGGTGGATTCGAAGAAGGTCGGCACCGGCGCCGAGCTTTCCGAAGCCGAACTGATGCAGCGCGAACGGCTGCGCATCGGCAACCAGCGCGGCATCGTCGCCTATGACTGGGCGCCCGACGGGCACTCGATCCTCGTTCCGCTCGACGGCGACCTTTATCTCGCCTCGCTGAACGGCGACGTTCGCCGGCTGACCGCGACCGAGGAAGGCGAACTCAATCCGGTGATCAGCCCGGCGGGCGGCTATGCCAGCTTCGTGCGCGATCAGAACCTCTATGTCGTCGCCTTGTCCGATCTGTCGGAGAAACAGCTTACCAGCAGCGGCGAAGGCCTGGTCCATTGGGGCGAAGCGGAATTCGTCGCGCAGGAGGAAATGGGCCGCCGCACCGGCTATTGGTGGTCGCCCGACGACCGGCGGATCGCAGTGCAGCGGTTCGACGAAAGCCCTGTCGATGTCGTCACGCGCTCGGCGATCGGCGCAGACGGCACGCGCGTTTTCGACCAGCGCTATCCCAAGGCCGGCACCGACAATGTGCTGGTCGACCTCTATGTGATGAAGCCGGACGGCTCGGAGCGTGTGAAGGTCGATCTGGGCGAGGAGACCGACATCTATCTGGCGCGGGTCCACTGGGCCCCCGATGGCGATACGCTCTATGTCGAGCGCCAGAGCCGCGACCAGAAGACGCTGGACATGCTCGCAGTCGATCCGGCGACCGGCGCCTCGCGCATCCTGTTCACCGAAAGCGCCGCCGACAACAGCTGGGTCAACCTTTCGAGCACCTTCAAGGTGCTGGAAGACGGCAGCATCCTCTGGTGGTCCGAACGCGATGGCCACGGCCATCTCTATCGGTTCAAGGACGGCGACTGGACGCAGCTGACGCACGGCGACTGGGAAGTGGGCGGCGTCGTCGGCGTCGATGAAGCCAATGACAAGCTCTATTTCAGCGGCAACAAGGACGGCGCTCTCGAAACGCATCTCTATGTCACCACGCTGAGCGCGCCGGGAGAGCCGAAGCGGCTGACCGAAACCGGCTGGAATAACAGTGCGCAGATGGACGATGCCGCCACGCGCATCATCGTGGGCCGCTCGAACACGCATCAGCCGGGGCAGATCTATCTCGCCGACAATGCGGGCGAACGGATCGCCTGGATCAACGAGAATGACGTCGATGATCCCGATCATCCCTACCACCCCTATCTGCCGAGCCATCGCGACACGCAGTTCGGCACGATCACGGGTCCGGGCGGCCAGACGCTGCACTGGGAAATGATCACGCCCGAGCTGGAGCCGGGCAAACAGTATCCGGTGTTCTTCCAGCATTATGGCGGGCCGCATGCGCAAACCGTCGCGCAGGGCTGGAGCGGCGCGATGGCGCAACACATCGTCGATCGCGGCTATATCTATTTCCAGATCGACAATCGCGGATCGGCTAATCGCGGCAAGGCGTTCGAAGACGCCATTTATCACGCGATGGGAAGCGTCGAAGTGGCGGACCAGCTCGCCGGCGCCGAATATCTCAAGACGCTCGATTTCGTCGATCCCGACCGGATCGTCACCTATGGCTGGTCCTATGGCGGCTATATGACGCTCAAGATGCTGGAGGCAGATCCGGGCGTCTATGCCGCGGGCGTTTCGGGCGCGCCGGTGACCAAATGGGAACTCTACGACACCCATTATACCGAGCGTTACATGGGCGACCCGCGCGAAGTGCCCGAAGCCTATGAAGCCTCGGGCGCAGTGGCCGAAGCGGCGAATATCCGTGATCCGCTGTTGCTGATCCACGGCATGTCGGACGACAATGTGGTGCTCGACAATTCGACTGCGTTCGCAGCGAAGATGCAGGCGGCCAACGTCCCGTTCGAAATGATGTTCTATCCCGGCAAGACGCACAGTGCCGGGCGGGAAATCCATGTGTGGACGACGATTTTCAACTTCCTCGATCGCTACGCGCATCCCGAGCCGGCTTCCGCCGAGTGA
- a CDS encoding cation:proton antiporter domain-containing protein — protein MLNVDNSGFSDALVILGAAGIVIPAFTRFRISPVIGFILVGVLVGPAGLGALVGDYPWLYHVTISDPHAIEPFAEFGVILLLFAIGLELSFKRLWALRQLVFGVGVAELLVSGLLLGIGIHLLGQSWGGAIGLGLALALSSTAIVLPIAGTTSPVGRAAFAMLLFEDVALVPIIFLLGAISPMAVDDGVGSLLRVILLGGVVITVLIVAGRYLVPQLFAQAARTKSPELFLAASLLVVIVASLATSVVGLSPIVGALIAGMMIAETEYHTEVEAITAPFRGLALGVFLITVGMRLDLRLVAMNWTTLLGAILAVMLVKVAVTTALLKLNGVRTGTAAETGVLMASPSETTLIVLGVAAGADLILPSTAAFWTTVTAIGLTITPLLAKAGQIISRTIENQSNEGEPVPEITPEGPGTVVIGFGRVGRTVADMLKAHDLPYTAVDADIDNVTAARRNGYHVLFGNVTRSEFVDMLNLGRATALVLTMDDPVLTVRLTRRVRNWVPDLPVITRARDSNHAAELYKAGATDAVPETLESSLQLSEAVLIDLGIAAGPVIASIHDKRDQMRKSIMNAAGLEREPRLRVNRLSDVQS, from the coding sequence ATGCTCAACGTCGACAATAGCGGCTTCAGCGACGCGCTGGTGATACTGGGTGCGGCCGGGATCGTGATCCCGGCCTTTACCCGGTTCAGGATCAGTCCCGTCATCGGTTTCATTCTGGTCGGGGTCCTTGTCGGTCCGGCTGGGCTCGGCGCATTGGTCGGCGACTATCCGTGGCTCTATCACGTCACGATTTCCGATCCGCACGCGATCGAGCCGTTCGCCGAGTTCGGCGTCATCCTGCTGCTCTTCGCCATTGGGCTGGAATTGTCGTTCAAGCGGCTCTGGGCGTTGCGCCAGCTCGTCTTCGGCGTCGGTGTGGCCGAATTGCTGGTTTCGGGCCTGTTGCTCGGCATCGGCATTCACTTGCTGGGGCAGAGCTGGGGCGGCGCGATCGGCCTCGGCCTTGCGCTTGCCCTCTCCTCGACCGCCATCGTGCTGCCGATCGCGGGTACGACCAGCCCGGTCGGCCGCGCCGCCTTTGCCATGCTCCTATTCGAAGATGTCGCGCTGGTGCCGATCATCTTCCTGCTCGGGGCGATCTCGCCGATGGCCGTCGACGACGGTGTCGGCAGCCTGTTGCGGGTCATTCTGCTTGGCGGCGTCGTCATCACGGTGCTGATCGTCGCCGGTCGCTATCTGGTCCCCCAGCTTTTCGCCCAGGCCGCGCGGACGAAGAGCCCCGAGCTCTTCCTGGCCGCCAGCCTGCTGGTCGTGATCGTCGCCAGCCTTGCCACTTCGGTGGTCGGACTCTCGCCGATCGTCGGGGCCCTGATCGCGGGAATGATGATCGCGGAAACCGAATATCATACCGAGGTGGAAGCGATCACCGCACCGTTCCGGGGGCTGGCACTTGGTGTGTTCCTGATCACCGTCGGGATGCGGCTCGATCTGCGCCTCGTCGCGATGAACTGGACGACCCTGCTCGGCGCGATTCTGGCCGTGATGCTGGTAAAGGTCGCCGTGACGACCGCGCTGCTCAAGCTGAACGGCGTGCGCACCGGCACGGCGGCGGAAACCGGCGTGCTGATGGCGAGCCCGTCAGAAACCACGCTGATCGTGCTGGGCGTCGCCGCCGGGGCGGACCTGATCCTCCCGTCCACCGCCGCCTTCTGGACCACGGTTACGGCGATCGGCCTGACGATCACCCCGCTGCTCGCCAAGGCGGGACAGATCATTTCCCGAACCATCGAGAATCAGTCGAACGAGGGCGAGCCCGTTCCCGAAATCACACCCGAAGGCCCGGGCACGGTAGTCATCGGTTTCGGGCGCGTCGGGCGGACCGTCGCCGATATGCTGAAAGCACACGACCTGCCCTACACCGCCGTCGACGCGGATATCGACAATGTCACCGCGGCGCGGCGCAACGGCTATCACGTATTGTTCGGGAACGTCACACGGTCGGAGTTCGTCGACATGCTCAATCTGGGGCGCGCGACGGCGCTGGTGCTGACGATGGACGATCCAGTCCTGACCGTGCGACTGACCCGCCGCGTGCGCAACTGGGTGCCCGATCTGCCCGTCATCACCCGCGCCCGCGATTCGAACCATGCCGCCGAACTCTACAAGGCCGGCGCGACCGACGCGGTGCCCGAAACACTGGAAAGCTCGTTGCAGCTGTCCGAAGCAGTGCTGATCGATCTGGGCATCGCAGCCGGCCCGGTGATCGCATCGATCCACGACAAGCGCGACCAGATGCGCAAATCGATCATGAACGCAGCGGGACTGGAGCGTGAACCGCGCCTGCGCGTCAATCGTTTGAGCGACGTGCAGTCATAG
- a CDS encoding TraR/DksA family transcriptional regulator: MSEGDRAPVPLDQESVGRLSRMDAMQVQAMALAADRRRQAERARIDAALARIEEDEFGWCVECGDAIAPARLAHDPAVSHCINCAK, encoded by the coding sequence ATGAGCGAGGGGGACCGTGCGCCGGTCCCCCTCGACCAGGAAAGCGTCGGGCGCCTGTCGCGGATGGACGCGATGCAGGTCCAGGCGATGGCGCTCGCCGCCGATCGCCGGCGCCAGGCCGAACGCGCGCGGATCGATGCCGCCCTCGCGCGGATCGAGGAAGACGAGTTCGGCTGGTGCGTCGAATGCGGCGATGCCATCGCTCCGGCGCGACTGGCGCATGATCCGGCAGTGTCGCATTGCATTAATTGCGCGAAATAG
- a CDS encoding zinc transporter ZntB: MAPQGTDDPTAADPDTGLIFARVLDGRGGAATIGWEEARHWMPREPQETLWMHVDRTVPCVDDWLQSELGLSEATADALTADETRPRAFREGDALVAVLRGINFNPNAEPEDMVSLRMWARGNRVLTLRRRPLQTPSEIAETLDRGKGPKRTGDLVTEIIEQLVTKIGSTIVDMNDKIDELEDGRGDHDTDEILTIIATIRRNCLGLKRHMSPQHEALLQVSRESPEWMSENNSRDIRETIDRLKRYLEDLDVSKESALVLQDDINNRAANLANHRVYLLTIAAGIFLPLSFVTALLGVNLGGIPGMNDPNGFWILTGILLALTALQLLVFRLLKWI, translated from the coding sequence ATGGCACCGCAAGGCACCGACGATCCTACTGCCGCGGACCCGGATACGGGCCTGATCTTCGCACGCGTTCTGGACGGTCGCGGCGGGGCTGCGACGATAGGCTGGGAAGAAGCGCGTCACTGGATGCCGCGCGAGCCGCAGGAGACGCTCTGGATGCACGTCGATCGCACCGTGCCGTGCGTCGATGACTGGTTGCAGAGTGAGCTCGGCCTGTCCGAAGCGACCGCCGATGCGCTGACCGCCGACGAGACGCGCCCGCGCGCCTTTCGCGAGGGCGACGCGCTGGTGGCGGTGCTGCGCGGGATCAACTTCAATCCCAATGCCGAACCCGAGGACATGGTCTCGCTGCGCATGTGGGCGCGGGGCAATCGCGTGCTTACGCTGCGCCGCCGGCCGCTGCAGACCCCCAGCGAAATCGCCGAGACCCTCGACCGCGGCAAGGGGCCGAAACGCACCGGCGATCTCGTCACCGAGATCATCGAGCAGTTGGTTACAAAGATCGGCAGCACCATCGTCGACATGAACGACAAGATCGATGAGTTGGAGGACGGTCGCGGCGACCATGATACCGACGAGATACTGACGATCATCGCGACCATTCGCCGCAACTGCCTGGGCCTCAAGCGGCACATGTCGCCCCAGCATGAAGCGCTGCTACAGGTCAGCCGCGAATCCCCGGAATGGATGAGCGAGAACAACAGCCGCGACATTCGCGAGACGATCGACCGGCTGAAGCGCTATCTCGAAGATCTTGATGTTTCAAAGGAAAGTGCGCTCGTCCTGCAAGATGACATCAACAACCGCGCGGCGAACCTCGCCAATCACCGTGTCTACTTGCTGACCATCGCCGCCGGCATCTTTCTGCCGCTCAGTTTCGTCACTGCGCTGCTGGGCGTAAATCTGGGCGGCATACCCGGGATGAACGACCCCAACGGCTTCTGGATACTCACCGGGATTCTCCTTGCCCTGACGGCTCTCCAGCTCCTGGTGTTTCGCCTCCTCAAATGGATCTGA
- a CDS encoding aspartate-semialdehyde dehydrogenase — translation MGYRVVVAGATGNVGREMLNILAEREFPLDDIAVLASSRSTGDEVEYGETGRKLKVRNIEHFDPAGWDMALFAIGSEATKTYAPKFAAAGCTVIDNSSLYRMDPDVPLIVPEVNPEAIDGYKAKNIIANPNCSTAQMVVALKPLHDAATIKRVVVSTYQSVSGAGKTGMDELFEQSRNIFVGDPAEPVKFTKQIAFNVIPHIDSFLEDGSTKEEWKMVVETKKILDPKVKVTATCVRVPVFVGHSEAINLEFEKELDAETAQNILREAPGIMLVDKREDGGYVTPVECVGEYATFISRVRDDPTVDNGLALWCVSDNLRKGAALNAVQIAELLGRRHLQKAS, via the coding sequence ATGGGTTATCGCGTGGTTGTCGCGGGCGCGACGGGTAATGTCGGCCGCGAAATGCTGAATATTCTGGCCGAGCGGGAGTTTCCGCTCGACGACATCGCTGTGCTGGCGTCTTCGCGCTCGACCGGTGATGAAGTGGAATATGGCGAGACCGGACGAAAACTCAAAGTTCGCAATATCGAGCATTTCGATCCGGCGGGCTGGGACATGGCGCTGTTCGCGATCGGTTCGGAGGCGACCAAGACCTATGCGCCGAAGTTCGCGGCGGCCGGCTGCACGGTGATCGACAATTCGTCGCTCTACCGGATGGACCCGGACGTGCCGCTGATCGTGCCCGAAGTGAACCCGGAAGCGATCGACGGCTACAAGGCGAAGAACATCATCGCCAATCCCAATTGCTCGACCGCGCAGATGGTGGTGGCGCTCAAGCCACTGCACGATGCCGCGACGATCAAGCGCGTCGTGGTTTCGACCTATCAATCGGTTTCCGGCGCGGGCAAGACCGGCATGGACGAGCTGTTCGAGCAGAGCCGCAACATCTTCGTCGGCGATCCCGCCGAGCCGGTGAAGTTCACCAAGCAGATCGCGTTCAACGTCATTCCGCATATCGACAGCTTCCTTGAGGACGGATCGACCAAGGAAGAGTGGAAGATGGTGGTCGAGACCAAGAAGATCCTCGATCCCAAGGTGAAGGTGACCGCCACCTGCGTCCGCGTGCCGGTGTTCGTCGGCCATAGCGAAGCGATCAACCTCGAGTTCGAGAAGGAGCTCGACGCCGAAACCGCGCAGAACATCCTGCGCGAGGCGCCCGGCATCATGCTCGTCGACAAGCGCGAGGACGGGGGATACGTCACGCCGGTCGAATGCGTCGGCGAATATGCCACCTTCATCAGCCGCGTTCGGGACGATCCCACGGTCGACAACGGCTTGGCTTTGTGGTGCGTCTCCGACAATCTCCGCAAGGGCGCGGCGCTCAATGCCGTGCAGATCGCCGAACTTCTCGGCCGGCGGCACTTGCAGAAAGCGAGCTGA
- a CDS encoding NADP-dependent isocitrate dehydrogenase yields MAKIQVKNPIVEIDGDEMTRIIWEWIRERLILPYLDIDLKYYDLSIQKRDETDDQITIDSANAIKEYGVGVKCATITPDEARVEEFDLKKMWKSPNGTIRNILGGVVFREPIVMKNVPRLVPGWTKPIVVGRHAFGDQYRATDFKVPGTGKLRLVFEGDDGTVIDEEVYQFPGAGVAMAMYNLDESIRDFARASLNYGVDRKWPVYLSTKNTIMKAYDGRFKDIFQEVFETEFEAKFKELGIEYQHRLIDDMVASALKWHGEFIWACKNYDGDVQSDTVAQGFGSLGLMTSVLMSPDGKTVEAEAAHGTVTRHYRQHQQGKATSTNPIASIFAWTRGLIYRGKFDDTPDVTKFGETLEKVCIDTVESGNMTKDLAILIGPDQDWMTTEQFFEAIRVNLEAEMGKQGLG; encoded by the coding sequence ATGGCGAAGATTCAGGTGAAGAACCCGATCGTCGAGATCGACGGCGACGAAATGACGCGGATCATCTGGGAATGGATCCGTGAGCGCCTGATCCTCCCCTATCTCGACATCGACCTCAAATATTACGATCTCTCGATCCAGAAGCGCGACGAGACCGACGATCAGATCACGATCGATTCGGCCAACGCGATCAAGGAATATGGGGTCGGCGTCAAATGCGCCACGATCACCCCGGACGAGGCCCGCGTCGAGGAATTCGATCTCAAGAAGATGTGGAAGTCGCCCAACGGCACGATCCGCAACATCCTTGGCGGCGTTGTCTTCCGCGAACCGATCGTGATGAAGAACGTCCCCCGGCTCGTGCCGGGCTGGACCAAGCCGATCGTCGTCGGCCGCCACGCCTTCGGCGACCAGTATCGCGCGACCGATTTCAAGGTGCCCGGCACCGGCAAGCTGCGCCTCGTCTTCGAAGGCGATGACGGCACGGTGATCGACGAGGAAGTCTATCAGTTCCCGGGCGCCGGCGTCGCGATGGCGATGTACAATCTCGACGAATCGATCCGCGATTTCGCCCGTGCGTCGCTCAACTACGGCGTCGACCGCAAATGGCCGGTCTATCTCTCGACCAAGAACACGATCATGAAGGCCTATGACGGGCGCTTCAAGGACATCTTCCAGGAAGTGTTCGAAACCGAGTTCGAAGCCAAATTCAAGGAGCTGGGCATCGAATATCAGCACCGCCTGATCGACGACATGGTCGCCAGCGCGCTCAAGTGGCACGGCGAGTTCATCTGGGCCTGCAAGAACTACGACGGCGATGTTCAGTCGGACACCGTTGCGCAGGGCTTCGGTTCGCTCGGCCTGATGACCTCGGTGCTGATGTCGCCGGACGGCAAGACGGTGGAAGCCGAAGCCGCGCACGGCACGGTCACCCGCCACTATCGCCAGCACCAGCAGGGTAAGGCGACGTCGACCAACCCGATCGCGTCGATCTTCGCCTGGACCCGAGGCCTTATCTATCGCGGCAAGTTCGACGATACGCCCGATGTCACCAAATTCGGCGAAACGCTTGAAAAGGTCTGCATCGACACCGTCGAAAGCGGCAACATGACCAAGGATCTCGCGATCCTAATCGGCCCCGACCAGGACTGGATGACCACCGAGCAGTTCTTCGAGGCGATCCGCGTCAATCTCGAAGCCGAGATGGGCAAGCAGGGTCTGGGCTGA